In the genome of Streptomyces sp. P3, the window GCAGGGCGCCGACCCGGCCACCATCGACGCGGTCCTGCGCGAGTCGGGCGGCTTCCGGATGGGCGCCTTCGAACTGACCGACCTGATCGGCCAGGACGTCAACGAGTCGGTCACGCACTCCGTGTGGCAGTCCTTCTTCCAGGACGTGCGCTTCACGCCCTCGCTCGCCCAGCGGCGCCTGGTCGAGTCGGGCCGCCTCGGCCGCAAGAGCGGCCAGGGCTGGTACGACTACCGGGAGGGCGCCGAGCCCGCCGAGCCGCACACCGCCGAGAAGGCCCGGCCTCCCGCGTACGTCGTCGCCGAGGGCAACCTGGGCCCCGCGTCGGAGCTGCTCGCGCTGATCCGGGAGGCGGGCATCCAGGTCCGCGAGGAGGACGAGGACCACGGCACCCGCCTGGTGCTGCCCGGCGGCGGCCAGCTCGCCCTCGCCGACGGCCAGACCTCCGTGGAGTTCCGCGACGTCGTCTACTTCGACCTGGCCCTGGACTACCGCAAGGCCACCCGCATCGCCCTGGCCTCCTCCCAGGACACCTCCCCGCAGACCATGTCCGAGGCGGTCGGCCTGTTCCAGGCGCTCGGCAAGGACGTCAGCGTCATCGGGGACGTCCCCGGCATGATCGTCGCCCGTACGGTCGCCCGGATCGTCGACCTCGCGCACGACGCGGTCGCCAAGGGCGTCGCCACCGAGGAGGACATCGACACCGCGATGCGCCTCGGGGTGAACTACCCCCTCGGCCCGTTCGAGTGGAGCCGCCGTCTCGGCCGCACCTGGGCCTGCGCCCTCCTCGACGACCTGCACGAGCGCGACCCCTCCGGGCGCTACGCGCCGTCCCTCGCGCTCTACCGGCACTCCTACGCCACGGAGAAGCGGGAGGGCGCCTCGTGACCACCGCCAAGCGCGACACGTACACCCCGGAGAGCCTGCTCTCCGTCGCCGTCCAGGTGTTCAACGAGCGCGGCTACGACGGCACCTCCATGGAGCACCTCTCCAGGGCGGCCGGCATCTCCAAGTCGTCGATCTACCACCACGTCGCCGGCAAGGAGGAGCTGCTGCGGCGCGCCGTCAGCCGCGCGCTGGACGGACTGTTCGGGATCCTCGACGAGGAGCACGCGCGCGAGGGGCACGCCTCGGAGCGCCTCGAGTACGTCGTGCGGCGCATGGTCGAGGTCCTCATCGGCGAACTGCCGTACGTGACGCTGCTGCTGCGGGTGCGCGGCAACACCGACACCGAGCGGTGGGCCCTGGAGCGGCGCCGGGACTTCGACCACCGGGTCGCCGAGCTGCTGAGGGCGGCCGCGGCCGAGGGGGAGGTGCGCGGCGACATGGAGGTGCGGCTCGCCACCCGCCTGGTCTTCGGGATGATCAACTCGATCGTCGAGTGGTACCGGCCCGGCGGCCGGGGAATGGTCGAGAGCGATGTGGCGGACGCGGTGGTGCGGCTCGTCTTCGAGGGGCTGCGCACGGCCCCGTAGGGCTCAGCCCTGCGGTTCCAGGTCCTCCTCCTCGAACACCAGCAGCGTGCGGGTGCTGAGCACCTCGGGGATCGCCTGCAGACGGGTGAGGACCACCTCGCGCAGCGCCCGGTTGTCGGGTGTGTGCACCAGCAGCAGGACGTCGAAGTCGCCCCCGACGAGCGCGATGTGGGAGGCGCCGGGCAGCCGTCTGAGCTGCTCGCGCACGGTCCGCCAGGAGTTCTGCACGATCGTCAGGGTGATGTAGGCGCTCGTGCCCTGTCCCGCCCGCTCGTGGTCGACGCGGGCGCCGAAGCCGCGGATGACGCCGTCCTCGATGAGCCGGTTGATCCGCGCGTAGGCGTTGGCCCGGGAGACATGGACCCGTTCGGCGACCGAGCGTATGGAGGCGCGGCCGTCCGCCTGGAGCATCTGCAGGATGTCCTGGTCGATGGCGTCGAGCGGACGCGGCGGCGGCAGCGGGGCCCCGGCCGAGGGCGCAGGAGCAGTGCCCGCGGACGGCTGGGGGCCGCCCGGCGCGGAACCCCCCGGCGGCTGGGAGCCGCCCGACCCGGCACCACCCGGCGGAAGCGCGGCACCGCCCGACGGGAGCGCGGCACCGCTCTCCGGCCCTGCGGCCATTTGTTCAGGTGCCATGTCCCCCCGCCTCTCCCGTATGGACGTACTGCACCCATCTCAGGTTGTGGAGAACCGTTTGTCCACAGCCTGAGGGGCCCTGTAGCCAAAATGTGCCGACGACCGAACAATCGGTAGGTGAGGCGCATCACAACTGACGCGCCACCCGTAGCCACTCCTCCGAGGAGGTGCCGTCATGACGGTCATGGAGCAGCGGGGCGCGTACCGGCCGACCCCGCCGCCGGCCTGGCAGCCCCGTACCGATCCCGCGCCGCTGCTGCCCGACGCGGAGCCGTACCGCGTCCTCGGCACCGAGGCGGCCGCACAGGCCGACCCCGAGCTGCTGCGCCGGCTGTACGCGCAGCTGGTTCGCGGCCGGCGGTACAACGTCCAGGCCACCGCCCTCACCAAGCAGGGCAGACTCGCCGTCTACCCGTCCAGCACCGGCCAGGAGGCGTGCGAGGTCGCCGCCGCTCTCGTCCTGGAGGAGCGGGACTGGCTCTTCCCCAGCTACCGCGACACCCTCGCCGTCGTCGCACGCGGCGTGGACCCCGTCGAGGCCCTCACCCTGCTGCGCGGCGACTGGCACACCGGCTACGACCCCCACGAGCACCGGGTCGCACCCCTGTGCACCCCGCTCGCCACCCAGCTCCCGCACGCCGTGGGCCTCGCGCACGCCGCCCGCCTCAAGGGGGACGACGTGGTCGCGCTCGCCATGGTCGGCGACGGCGGCACCAGTGAGGGCGACTTCCACGAGGCGCTGAACTTCGCCGCCGTCTGGCAGGCGCCGGTCGTCTTCCTCGTGCAGAACAACGGCTTCGCGATCTCCGTGCCGCTCGCCAAGCAGACCGCCGCCCCGTCGCTGGCCCACAAGGCCGTCGGATACGGCATGCCGGGCCGGCTGGTCGACGGCAACGACGCGGCGGCCGTGCACGAGGTGCTGGCCGACGCCGTGCGCCGCGCACGGGAAGGCGGCGGCCCGACCCTCGTGGAGGCGGTGACGTACCGCATCGACGCGCACACCAACGCCGACGACGCCACCCGCTACCGCGCCGACGCCGAGGTCGAGACCTGGCGCGAGCACGACCCGATCGAGCTCCTGGAGCGCGAGCTGACCGCGCGCGGGCTGCTCGACGAGGACACCCGGCGCACCGTGCGGGAGGCCGCCGAGGAGATGGCCGCAGACCTGCGCGCCCGGATGAACCAGGACGCTGTCCTCGACCCGATGGACCTGTTCTCCCACGTGTACGCCGAACCCACCCCGCAGCTGCGCGAGCAGCAGGCGATGCTGCGGGCGGAGCTCGAGGCCGAGCAGGAAGGCGCGCACTGATGACGACGGTCGCCCTCAAGCCCGCCACCATGGCGCAGGCCCTCACGCGCGCGCTCCGTGACGCGATGGCCGCCGACCCGACCGTGCACGTCCTGGGCGAGGACGTGGGCGCCCTCGGCGGGGTCTTCCGGGTCACCG includes:
- a CDS encoding Lrp/AsnC family transcriptional regulator, with amino-acid sequence MPPPRPLDAIDQDILQMLQADGRASIRSVAERVHVSRANAYARINRLIEDGVIRGFGARVDHERAGQGTSAYITLTIVQNSWRTVREQLRRLPGASHIALVGGDFDVLLLVHTPDNRALREVVLTRLQAIPEVLSTRTLLVFEEEDLEPQG
- the pdhA gene encoding pyruvate dehydrogenase (acetyl-transferring) E1 component subunit alpha, translating into MTVMEQRGAYRPTPPPAWQPRTDPAPLLPDAEPYRVLGTEAAAQADPELLRRLYAQLVRGRRYNVQATALTKQGRLAVYPSSTGQEACEVAAALVLEERDWLFPSYRDTLAVVARGVDPVEALTLLRGDWHTGYDPHEHRVAPLCTPLATQLPHAVGLAHAARLKGDDVVALAMVGDGGTSEGDFHEALNFAAVWQAPVVFLVQNNGFAISVPLAKQTAAPSLAHKAVGYGMPGRLVDGNDAAAVHEVLADAVRRAREGGGPTLVEAVTYRIDAHTNADDATRYRADAEVETWREHDPIELLERELTARGLLDEDTRRTVREAAEEMAADLRARMNQDAVLDPMDLFSHVYAEPTPQLREQQAMLRAELEAEQEGAH
- a CDS encoding TetR/AcrR family transcriptional regulator; this encodes MTTAKRDTYTPESLLSVAVQVFNERGYDGTSMEHLSRAAGISKSSIYHHVAGKEELLRRAVSRALDGLFGILDEEHAREGHASERLEYVVRRMVEVLIGELPYVTLLLRVRGNTDTERWALERRRDFDHRVAELLRAAAAEGEVRGDMEVRLATRLVFGMINSIVEWYRPGGRGMVESDVADAVVRLVFEGLRTAP
- a CDS encoding 3-hydroxyacyl-CoA dehydrogenase — translated: MTGLDPSSAVAVVGTGTMGQGIAQVALVAGHPVRLYDAVPGRAREAAAAIGARLDRLVEKDRLAAADRDEARARLRPAESIADLADCSLVVEAVVERLDVKQELFRQLEDVVGEDCLLATNTSSLSVTAVAGALRNPGRFVGLHFFNPAPLLPLVEVVSGYATDVTSATRAYETARAWGKTPVACADTPGFIVNRIARPFYAEAFAVYEAQGADPATIDAVLRESGGFRMGAFELTDLIGQDVNESVTHSVWQSFFQDVRFTPSLAQRRLVESGRLGRKSGQGWYDYREGAEPAEPHTAEKARPPAYVVAEGNLGPASELLALIREAGIQVREEDEDHGTRLVLPGGGQLALADGQTSVEFRDVVYFDLALDYRKATRIALASSQDTSPQTMSEAVGLFQALGKDVSVIGDVPGMIVARTVARIVDLAHDAVAKGVATEEDIDTAMRLGVNYPLGPFEWSRRLGRTWACALLDDLHERDPSGRYAPSLALYRHSYATEKREGAS